One segment of Streptomyces sp. YIM 121038 DNA contains the following:
- a CDS encoding AAA family ATPase has product MRRPQRPDDRRNDSAAAAGPSSPPPDPAADGPAGNLPAELTAFVGRGAELTALTEALAAARLITVTGVGGVGKSRLAARAAAAVRPRDGAWLVELDSVRDPELVEHALASALELTDHTSRSPRQVLLDRLAGRELLLVVDGFEHLVAATASLVRDLLVRCPGLRVLAAGRRPLGMAGERVFPLAPMAEPDAAALFAERAAACLPGFALDGGHRTEVLELCRRLDGIPLALELAAGRLRALSPGQLLARLDDRFRLLTGAHRDLLPRHQTLRTAIGWSHELCTAQERLLWTRLSVFSGPFDLEAVEYVCSGDGLLAEEVLDLVDELLAQSVLTREDSPTGVRYRMLDTVRAYGAEWLRATGDTARMRRRHRDWYMGLATWCELDWFSPRQAEVATLVECELPNLRAALEFCLTEPEETHLGQYLAGTLWFCWVGCGRLAEGRHWLDRAADLEGGHEESRLKALWVLGYVAILQGDTVPALCALQECQDTAERTGSAVAAAYAVHRLGCLALVSDDMPRAERLLRTALDAYRRIGELNSNVLMGQVELAMTLAFQGSLGDAVALCEDVRQVCEDHGERWTLAYALYVLGYAAWTRGEPDLARELVTRCLDLDHAFHDLLGTVLAVELLALFTVTEGDAAEAAVLQGVASRIWPSVGLPLFGSQYFGGPHALCEARARERLGDELYEAQLRAGALLPPDAAVARALGRGGAAAPGPRRGRRAARAEGPAPHTREPAASPTRKGGETAG; this is encoded by the coding sequence ATGCGACGCCCTCAGCGCCCCGACGACCGTCGGAACGATTCAGCAGCCGCCGCCGGCCCGTCGTCCCCGCCCCCGGACCCGGCGGCGGACGGCCCCGCGGGCAACCTCCCGGCGGAGCTCACCGCCTTCGTGGGGCGCGGCGCCGAACTGACCGCCCTCACCGAGGCGTTGGCGGCCGCCCGGCTGATCACGGTGACCGGGGTCGGCGGCGTCGGCAAGTCCCGGCTCGCGGCGCGGGCGGCCGCCGCCGTCCGGCCGCGCGACGGCGCCTGGCTGGTGGAGCTGGACTCCGTGCGCGACCCCGAGCTCGTGGAACACGCGCTCGCCAGCGCCCTGGAGCTGACCGACCACACGAGCCGCTCGCCCCGCCAGGTGCTGCTCGACCGGCTCGCCGGGCGGGAACTGCTGCTCGTGGTGGACGGGTTCGAGCACCTCGTGGCGGCCACCGCCTCCCTGGTGCGCGACCTCCTCGTGCGCTGCCCGGGCCTGCGGGTCCTCGCCGCCGGACGCAGGCCCCTCGGCATGGCGGGCGAGCGCGTCTTCCCGCTCGCGCCGATGGCGGAGCCGGACGCGGCGGCCCTGTTCGCCGAGCGGGCCGCGGCCTGCCTGCCCGGCTTCGCCCTCGACGGCGGCCACCGCACCGAGGTCCTGGAGCTGTGCCGCCGCCTGGACGGCATCCCGCTCGCCCTGGAGCTCGCCGCCGGACGGCTGCGGGCGCTCTCGCCGGGGCAGCTGCTCGCCCGCCTGGACGACCGCTTCCGGCTCCTGACCGGGGCCCACCGCGATCTGCTGCCCCGGCACCAGACGCTGCGTACGGCGATCGGCTGGAGCCACGAGCTGTGCACGGCACAGGAGCGGCTGCTGTGGACCCGGCTCTCGGTGTTCTCCGGGCCCTTCGACCTGGAGGCCGTCGAGTACGTGTGCAGCGGCGACGGGCTGCTCGCCGAGGAGGTGCTCGACCTCGTCGACGAGCTGCTCGCGCAGTCGGTCCTGACCCGCGAGGACAGCCCCACGGGCGTGCGCTACCGCATGCTCGACACCGTCAGGGCGTACGGTGCCGAGTGGCTGCGGGCGACCGGGGACACCGCGCGGATGCGGCGCAGGCACCGCGACTGGTACATGGGCCTGGCCACCTGGTGCGAGCTGGACTGGTTCTCGCCCCGGCAGGCCGAGGTCGCCACGCTCGTCGAGTGCGAGCTGCCCAATCTGCGGGCCGCCCTGGAGTTCTGTCTGACCGAGCCGGAGGAGACGCACCTCGGCCAGTACCTCGCGGGCACGCTGTGGTTCTGCTGGGTGGGCTGCGGGCGGCTCGCGGAGGGCAGGCACTGGCTGGACCGGGCCGCGGACCTGGAGGGCGGCCACGAGGAGTCGCGCCTGAAGGCGCTGTGGGTGCTCGGCTACGTGGCGATCCTGCAGGGCGACACGGTGCCCGCGCTGTGCGCGCTCCAGGAGTGCCAGGACACCGCCGAGCGCACGGGCAGCGCCGTCGCGGCGGCGTACGCCGTGCACCGTCTGGGCTGTCTCGCCCTGGTCTCGGACGACATGCCGCGCGCGGAGCGGCTGCTGCGCACCGCCCTCGACGCCTACCGGCGCATCGGCGAGCTGAACAGCAACGTGCTGATGGGCCAGGTGGAGCTGGCGATGACCCTGGCCTTCCAGGGGTCCCTCGGTGACGCCGTGGCGCTGTGCGAGGACGTGCGGCAGGTGTGCGAGGACCACGGCGAGCGCTGGACGCTGGCCTACGCGCTGTACGTCCTCGGGTACGCGGCGTGGACGCGGGGCGAGCCGGACCTCGCGCGCGAGCTCGTGACGCGCTGCCTCGACCTCGACCACGCCTTCCACGACCTGCTCGGCACGGTCCTCGCGGTGGAGCTGCTCGCGCTGTTCACGGTGACGGAGGGCGACGCGGCGGAGGCGGCCGTGCTCCAGGGCGTGGCCTCACGGATCTGGCCGTCGGTGGGGCTGCCGCTGTTCGGTTCGCAGTACTTCGGCGGCCCGCACGCGCTGTGCGAGGCGCGGGCCAGGGAGCGGCTGGGCGACGAGCTGTACGAGGCCCAGCTGCGGGCCGGGGCCCTGCTGCCGCCGGACGCGGCGGTGGCGCGGGCGCTCGGCCGGGGCGGCGCCGCGGCCCCGGGGCCGCGGCGCGGCAGGCGCGCGGCACGGGCCGAAGGACCGGCCCCCCACACGCGCGAACCCGCCGCCTCCCCGACCCGTAAGGGCGGGGAGACGGCGGGCTGA
- the rpsD gene encoding 30S ribosomal protein S4 — MANQSRPKVKKSRALGIALTPKAVKYFEARPYPPGEHGRGRKQNSDYKVRLLEKQRLRAQYDVSERQLVRAYERAAKTQGKTGEALVIELERRLDALVLRSGIARTIYQARQMVVHGHIEVNGHKVDKPSFRVKPDDVVMVRERSRQKPLFEVAREGGFAADGETPRYLQVNLKALAFRLDREPNRKEIPVICDEQLVVEYYAR, encoded by the coding sequence ATGGCGAACCAGTCCCGCCCCAAGGTCAAGAAGTCGCGTGCCCTCGGCATCGCGCTGACCCCGAAGGCCGTCAAGTACTTCGAGGCCCGCCCCTACCCGCCGGGCGAGCACGGCCGCGGCCGCAAGCAGAACTCGGACTACAAGGTCCGTCTGCTCGAGAAGCAGCGTCTGCGCGCGCAGTACGACGTGTCCGAGCGTCAGCTCGTCCGCGCCTACGAGCGTGCCGCCAAGACCCAGGGCAAGACCGGTGAGGCCCTGGTCATCGAGCTGGAGCGTCGTCTCGACGCCCTGGTCCTGCGTTCGGGCATCGCCCGCACGATCTACCAGGCCCGTCAGATGGTCGTCCACGGCCACATCGAGGTCAACGGCCACAAGGTCGACAAGCCGTCCTTCCGTGTGAAGCCGGACGACGTCGTCATGGTCCGCGAGCGCAGCCGCCAGAAGCCGCTGTTCGAGGTCGCGCGCGAGGGTGGCTTCGCCGCCGACGGCGAGACCCCGCGCTACCTCCAGGTCAACCTGAAGGCCCTGGCCTTCCGCCTGGACCGCGAGCCGAACCGCAAGGAGATCCCCGTGATCTGCGACGAGCAGCTCGTCGTCGAGTACTACGCCCGCTGA
- a CDS encoding replication-associated recombination protein A, translated as MEPDLFTAAAEDRQEKDPASSPLAVRMRPRTIDEVVGQQHLLRPGSPLRRLVGEGSGGPAGPSSVFLWGPPGIGKTTLAYVVSKATNKRFVELSAITAGVKEVRAVIDGARRAMGGHGKETVLFLDEIHRFSKAQQDSLLPAVENRWVTLIAATTENPYFSVISPLLSRSLLLTLEPLTDDDLRGLLRRALTEERGLGGAVTLPEEAEAHLLRIAGGDARRALTALEAGAGAALAKGEKEITLQTLEESVDRAAVKYDRAGDQHYDVASALIKSIRGSDVDAALHYLARMIEAGEDPRFIARRLMISASEDIGLADPNALPIAVAAAQAVAMIGFPEAALTLSHATIALALAPKSNAATTAIGAALEDVRKGHAGPVPPHLRDGHYKGAAKLGHAQGYVYPHDLAEGIAPQQYAPDALKDRTYYTPTRHGTEARYADAVEWTRKHLGRKRP; from the coding sequence GTGGAGCCCGACCTGTTCACCGCCGCAGCAGAGGACCGCCAGGAGAAGGACCCGGCGAGCAGTCCTCTGGCCGTCCGCATGCGCCCGCGCACGATCGACGAAGTCGTCGGCCAGCAGCATCTGCTGCGGCCCGGTTCGCCGCTGCGCCGCCTCGTCGGCGAGGGCAGCGGCGGGCCCGCGGGACCGTCCTCGGTGTTCCTGTGGGGCCCGCCCGGCATCGGCAAGACGACGTTGGCGTACGTGGTCTCCAAGGCGACGAACAAGCGCTTCGTGGAGCTGTCCGCGATCACCGCGGGCGTCAAGGAGGTCCGCGCGGTCATCGACGGCGCCCGCCGGGCCATGGGCGGCCACGGCAAGGAGACGGTCCTCTTCCTCGACGAGATCCACCGCTTCAGCAAGGCCCAGCAGGACTCCCTGCTCCCCGCCGTCGAGAACCGCTGGGTGACCCTGATCGCGGCGACCACCGAGAATCCGTACTTCTCGGTGATCTCCCCGCTCCTGTCCCGCTCCCTGCTCCTGACCCTGGAGCCGCTCACGGACGACGACCTGCGCGGCCTGCTGCGGCGCGCCCTCACCGAGGAGCGCGGCCTGGGGGGAGCGGTCACCCTGCCCGAGGAGGCCGAGGCGCACCTCCTGCGGATCGCCGGCGGTGACGCGCGCCGGGCCCTGACCGCCCTGGAGGCGGGCGCGGGCGCGGCCCTCGCCAAGGGCGAGAAGGAGATCACGCTCCAGACCCTGGAGGAGTCCGTCGACCGCGCGGCGGTGAAGTACGACCGCGCGGGCGACCAGCACTACGACGTCGCGAGCGCCCTCATCAAGTCCATCCGGGGCTCGGACGTGGACGCGGCCCTGCACTATCTGGCCCGGATGATCGAGGCGGGCGAGGACCCCCGGTTCATCGCCCGCCGCCTGATGATCTCCGCGAGCGAGGACATCGGCCTGGCCGACCCCAACGCCCTGCCCATCGCCGTCGCCGCGGCCCAGGCCGTCGCCATGATCGGCTTCCCCGAGGCCGCGCTGACCCTGAGCCACGCCACCATCGCCCTCGCCCTCGCCCCGAAGTCGAACGCGGCGACGACGGCGATCGGCGCCGCCCTCGAAGACGTCCGCAAGGGCCACGCGGGCCCGGTCCCGCCCCATCTGCGCGACGGCCACTACAAGGGCGCGGCCAAGCTGGGCCACGCCCAGGGCTATGTCTACCCGCACGACCTGGCCGAGGGCATCGCCCCCCAGCAGTACGCCCCGGACGCCCTCAAGGACCGCACGTACTACACCCCCACCCGCCACGGCACTGAGGCGCGCTACGCGGACGCGGTGGAGTGGACCAGGAAACACCTGGGTCGCAAGCGGCCCTGA
- a CDS encoding vitamin K epoxide reductase family protein, producing the protein MSVQQSVKDGAAPGEDRADVSGSVGGSRAFALLLVVTGVAGLWASWIITLDKFELLKDPNFQPGCSINPVVACGSIMKSDQAEAFGFPNPMLGLAAYAVVIGVGMSLLAGARFPRWYWLTFNAGTLFGVGFCTWLQFQSLYRINALCLWCCLAWVATILMFWYVTSFNVRNGFLAAPRWLKSFFEDFTWALPVMHVGVIAVLIFTRWGTDLWA; encoded by the coding sequence ATGTCAGTGCAGCAGTCAGTGAAGGACGGCGCCGCTCCGGGCGAGGACCGTGCGGACGTGTCCGGTTCCGTCGGCGGGAGCCGGGCGTTCGCGCTGCTTCTGGTGGTCACGGGTGTGGCGGGGCTGTGGGCCTCGTGGATCATCACGCTCGACAAGTTCGAGCTGTTGAAGGACCCGAACTTCCAGCCCGGATGCAGCATCAACCCGGTGGTGGCCTGCGGCAGCATCATGAAGAGCGACCAGGCGGAGGCGTTCGGGTTCCCGAACCCGATGCTGGGGCTCGCGGCCTACGCCGTGGTGATCGGCGTGGGGATGAGCCTGCTGGCCGGGGCGCGGTTCCCGCGGTGGTACTGGCTCACGTTCAACGCGGGCACGCTGTTCGGCGTGGGGTTCTGCACGTGGCTGCAGTTCCAGTCGCTGTACCGGATCAACGCGCTGTGCCTGTGGTGCTGCCTGGCGTGGGTCGCCACGATCCTGATGTTCTGGTACGTGACGTCCTTCAACGTCCGCAACGGCTTCCTGGCCGCCCCGCGCTGGCTGAAGAGCTTCTTCGAGGACTTCACCTGGGCGCTGCCGGTCATGCACGTCGGCGTGATCGCCGTACTGATCTTCACGCGCTGGGGCACCGACCTCTGGGCCTGA
- the hisS gene encoding histidine--tRNA ligase — MSTFKAPKGTYDLLPPASATYLAVREAIAAPLRNSGYGYVETPGFENVELFARGVGESTDIVTKEMYAFETKGGDKLALRPEGTASVLRAALEANLHKAGNLPVKLWYSGSYYRYERPQKGRYRHFSQVGAEAIGAEDPALDAELIILADQAYRSLGLKQFRILLNSLGDKECRPVYRAALQDFLRALDLDEETRRRIDINPLRVLDDKRPEVQQQLVGAPLLRDYLCDGCKAYHEQVRELLTAAGVVYEDDPKLVRGLDYYTRTTFEFVHDGLGSQSAVGGGGRYDGLSEMIGGPALPSVGWALGVDRTVLALEAEGVSLELPAATSVFAVPLGEEARRVLFGKVTELRKAGIAADFSYGGKGLKAAMKAANRSGARFAIVAGERDLDEGVVQLKEMATGEQTAVALDAVVEELRTRLA; from the coding sequence GTGAGCACCTTCAAGGCCCCCAAGGGCACGTACGACCTGCTGCCGCCCGCCTCCGCGACGTATCTGGCGGTGCGCGAGGCCATCGCGGCCCCCCTGCGCAACTCCGGGTACGGCTATGTGGAGACCCCCGGCTTCGAGAACGTCGAGCTGTTCGCGCGCGGCGTCGGCGAGTCCACGGACATCGTCACCAAGGAGATGTACGCCTTCGAGACCAAGGGCGGCGACAAGCTCGCCCTGCGCCCCGAAGGCACCGCGTCCGTGCTGCGCGCCGCCCTGGAGGCCAACCTGCACAAGGCGGGCAACCTCCCGGTCAAGCTCTGGTACTCGGGCTCGTACTACCGCTACGAGCGCCCGCAGAAGGGCCGCTACCGCCACTTCTCGCAGGTCGGCGCGGAGGCCATCGGTGCCGAGGACCCGGCGCTCGACGCCGAGCTGATCATCCTGGCCGACCAGGCCTACCGCTCCCTCGGCCTGAAGCAGTTCCGCATCCTGCTGAACTCGCTCGGCGACAAGGAGTGCCGCCCCGTCTACCGCGCCGCGCTCCAGGACTTCCTGCGCGCGCTCGACCTGGACGAGGAGACGCGCCGCCGCATCGACATCAACCCGCTGCGCGTCCTGGACGACAAGCGTCCCGAGGTGCAGCAGCAGCTCGTCGGCGCCCCGCTCCTGCGCGACTACCTGTGCGACGGCTGCAAGGCGTACCACGAGCAGGTGCGCGAGCTCCTGACGGCGGCGGGCGTGGTGTACGAGGACGACCCGAAGCTGGTCCGCGGCCTCGACTACTACACGCGCACGACCTTCGAGTTCGTCCACGACGGCCTCGGCTCGCAGTCCGCCGTCGGCGGCGGCGGCCGCTACGACGGCCTGTCCGAGATGATCGGCGGCCCCGCGCTGCCGTCCGTCGGCTGGGCGCTCGGCGTGGACCGCACGGTGCTCGCCCTGGAGGCGGAGGGCGTCTCCCTGGAGCTGCCGGCGGCCACCAGCGTGTTCGCGGTGCCGCTCGGCGAGGAGGCGAGGCGGGTGCTCTTCGGCAAGGTCACCGAGCTGCGCAAGGCCGGGATCGCGGCGGACTTCTCGTACGGCGGGAAGGGCCTGAAGGCGGCGATGAAGGCGGCCAACCGCTCCGGCGCGCGGTTCGCGATCGTCGCGGGTGAGCGCGACCTCGACGAGGGCGTGGTCCAGCTGAAGGAGATGGCGACGGGGGAGCAGACGGCGGTGGCGCTGGACGCGGTCGTCGAGGAGCTGCGCACGCGGCTCGCGTGA
- a CDS encoding MBL fold metallo-hydrolase → MLIAGFPAGAWGTNCYLVAPAAGEECVIIDPGHEAAPGVEEALKKHRLKPVAVILTHGHLDHVASVVPVCGAHDVPAWIHPEDRYMMSDPEKALGRSIGAQLMGELTVGEPDDLRELTDGANLSLAGLDLTVAHAPGHTRGSVTFRMPETADIPSVFFSGDLLFAGSIGRTDLPGGSHPEILESLARVCLPLDDSTVVLSGHGPQTTIGQERATNPYLRQVAADRQGRGADPTSAPRRGM, encoded by the coding sequence GTGCTCATTGCCGGGTTTCCCGCCGGAGCCTGGGGCACCAACTGCTATCTGGTCGCCCCCGCCGCAGGCGAGGAGTGCGTGATCATCGACCCGGGGCACGAGGCCGCCCCGGGCGTCGAGGAAGCGCTCAAGAAGCATCGGCTCAAGCCCGTCGCCGTGATCCTCACCCACGGCCACCTCGACCACGTCGCCTCGGTCGTCCCGGTCTGCGGCGCGCACGACGTGCCCGCCTGGATCCACCCCGAGGACCGGTACATGATGAGCGACCCGGAGAAGGCCCTCGGCCGCTCCATCGGGGCCCAGCTCATGGGCGAGCTGACGGTCGGGGAGCCCGACGACCTGCGGGAGCTGACGGACGGGGCGAACCTCAGCCTCGCCGGGCTCGACCTCACCGTCGCGCACGCGCCGGGCCATACGAGGGGGTCGGTGACCTTCAGGATGCCCGAGACGGCCGACATCCCGTCGGTCTTCTTCTCGGGCGACCTGCTGTTCGCCGGCTCCATCGGACGCACCGACCTGCCCGGCGGCTCCCACCCCGAGATCCTCGAGTCGCTGGCCCGGGTGTGCCTGCCGCTCGACGACTCGACCGTGGTGCTTTCGGGCCACGGCCCCCAGACGACCATCGGCCAGGAGCGCGCCACCAACCCGTATCTGCGGCAGGTGGCCGCCGACCGCCAAGGCCGGGGCGCGGACCCGACGTCCGCACCCCGACGAGGAATGTGA
- a CDS encoding peptidylprolyl isomerase, protein MVSQQQRRKQLAREKYLRQQQRREVAQRRRRLRNGVIAGALALVVAGGAASYAAGAFDGGGSTKDDAAPSPSPSKPADPCRKAAPGKVKPLSFKKEPALTIDKSAAYTMKLGTTCGDIDLALDAAKAPHTVNSFNFLVNKGYLDHTACHRLTSGNVNVLQCGDPEGTGQGTPGYSIPDENLKDKRLKGNVYPAGTVAMANRYKADKKTGRDTGGSQFFLVYQDSQLPPDYTPFGTVSAAGMKVLKKIAAAGESSGQGDGAPNATVVIDKATVRKS, encoded by the coding sequence GTGGTCAGCCAGCAGCAGCGGCGTAAGCAGCTCGCACGGGAGAAGTACTTGCGGCAGCAGCAGCGGCGGGAGGTCGCCCAGCGCCGCCGACGCCTGCGCAACGGAGTCATCGCGGGCGCGCTCGCCCTGGTCGTGGCCGGAGGCGCCGCCTCCTACGCGGCGGGCGCCTTCGACGGCGGCGGCTCCACGAAGGACGACGCCGCGCCGAGCCCGTCGCCCAGCAAGCCCGCCGACCCCTGCCGCAAGGCGGCGCCGGGCAAGGTCAAGCCGCTCAGCTTCAAGAAGGAGCCGGCGCTGACCATCGACAAGTCGGCCGCGTACACGATGAAGCTGGGCACGACGTGCGGCGACATCGACCTCGCCCTGGACGCGGCGAAGGCCCCGCACACCGTCAACTCCTTCAACTTCCTGGTGAACAAGGGGTACTTGGACCACACCGCGTGCCACCGGCTCACCTCGGGCAACGTCAACGTGCTGCAGTGCGGCGACCCCGAGGGCACCGGCCAGGGCACCCCGGGCTACTCGATCCCGGACGAGAACCTGAAGGACAAGCGCCTGAAGGGCAATGTGTACCCGGCGGGTACGGTGGCGATGGCGAACCGCTACAAGGCCGACAAGAAGACGGGTCGTGACACCGGCGGCAGCCAGTTCTTCCTCGTCTACCAGGACAGTCAGCTGCCGCCCGACTACACGCCGTTCGGGACCGTCTCCGCCGCGGGCATGAAGGTCCTGAAGAAGATCGCCGCCGCGGGTGAGAGTTCCGGGCAGGGCGACGGGGCGCCGAACGCGACCGTGGTCATCGACAAGGCGACCGTACGGAAGTCCTGA
- a CDS encoding DUF349 domain-containing protein, whose protein sequence is MSSDPWGRVDETGTVYVRTADGGERVVGSWQAGSPDEALAYFERKYDGLVVEIGLLERRVQTTDLSAKDATVAIDHLRQQVDEAHAVGDLDALSKRLDKLVASVDARREERKAQKAKQSDEARHAKEALVAEAEELAQSEQWRSAGERLRALVDTWKGLPRLDRKSDDELWHRFSHARSAFSKRRKAHFAQLDAQREEARKAKEKLVAEAEALSNSTDWGPTAARYRELMADWKAAGRAQREHEDDLWNRFRGAQDVFFAARSSVFAERDAEQGENLKLKEELADEAEKLVPVTDLKAARAAFRSINERWEAIGHVPRDARPKVEGRMHAVERALQESEEAEWRRTNPEARARAAGLTGQLQAAVDKLRGQIEAARTAGNNSKADKLQKELDGRQALLDQALKGLEEFGG, encoded by the coding sequence GTGAGCAGCGACCCGTGGGGCCGCGTCGACGAGACGGGGACCGTGTACGTGCGTACGGCCGACGGCGGCGAGCGAGTGGTCGGTTCGTGGCAGGCAGGATCTCCCGACGAGGCCCTGGCCTATTTCGAGCGCAAGTACGACGGTCTGGTCGTCGAGATCGGACTTCTCGAGCGCCGGGTGCAGACGACCGATCTGTCGGCCAAGGACGCGACGGTCGCCATCGACCACCTGCGGCAGCAGGTCGACGAGGCGCACGCCGTGGGCGATCTGGACGCCCTGAGCAAGCGGCTTGACAAGCTCGTCGCGTCGGTCGACGCGCGCCGTGAGGAGCGCAAGGCCCAGAAGGCCAAGCAGTCGGACGAGGCGCGGCACGCCAAGGAGGCGCTGGTCGCGGAGGCCGAGGAGCTCGCGCAGAGCGAGCAGTGGCGGTCGGCGGGCGAGCGGCTGCGGGCGCTCGTGGACACCTGGAAGGGGCTGCCGCGCCTGGACCGCAAGTCCGACGACGAGCTGTGGCACCGCTTCTCGCACGCCCGCTCGGCGTTCTCCAAGCGCCGCAAGGCCCACTTCGCGCAGCTGGACGCGCAGCGCGAGGAGGCCCGCAAGGCCAAGGAGAAGCTGGTCGCGGAGGCCGAGGCCCTGTCGAACTCGACGGACTGGGGCCCGACGGCGGCGCGTTACCGCGAGCTGATGGCCGACTGGAAGGCGGCGGGCCGTGCCCAGCGCGAGCACGAGGACGACCTGTGGAACCGCTTCCGCGGCGCCCAGGACGTGTTCTTCGCGGCGCGCAGCTCGGTCTTCGCGGAGCGCGACGCGGAGCAGGGCGAGAACCTCAAGCTCAAGGAGGAGCTGGCGGACGAGGCCGAGAAGCTCGTCCCGGTGACGGATCTGAAGGCGGCCCGCGCGGCCTTCCGCTCCATCAACGAGCGCTGGGAGGCCATCGGCCACGTCCCGCGTGACGCCCGGCCCAAGGTCGAGGGCCGGATGCACGCCGTGGAGCGGGCCCTGCAGGAGTCCGAGGAAGCCGAGTGGCGCCGGACCAACCCCGAGGCGCGGGCGCGCGCCGCGGGCCTGACCGGTCAGCTCCAGGCCGCCGTGGACAAGTTGCGGGGCCAGATCGAGGCCGCGCGCACGGCGGGCAACAACTCCAAGGCCGACAAGCTCCAGAAGGAGCTCGACGGCCGCCAGGCGCTGCTGGACCAGGCCCTCAAGGGCCTGGAGGAGTTCGGCGGCTGA